In Myxococcus xanthus, one DNA window encodes the following:
- a CDS encoding spermidine synthase, whose product MALARVSRAFEFPRTILHVAKSASGPIIVSEDDEGRRYLQFGWIGAFQSAMWPGFPLRLELDYTRAVVATLAFVPEPSRLLVVGLGGGTIPTFLRAVLPHAHIDAVEIQPQVLDMARRYFDFREDEALHAHLADGRRFIESPGAPYDVIILDAYGTRSIPPALATQEFLRATQARLTPDGVVVGNVLRKSGRPGSLMDPLWQASFPQLYAFDVQASDNRILVGLPHARRLLRARLLARAGQLARKWGVPFNLRARVARRVSGSRGPANSHG is encoded by the coding sequence TTGGCCCTGGCGCGTGTCTCCCGCGCCTTCGAGTTTCCCCGCACGATTCTGCACGTCGCGAAGTCCGCCAGTGGTCCCATCATCGTCAGTGAAGACGACGAGGGCCGCCGCTACCTCCAGTTCGGGTGGATTGGCGCCTTCCAGAGCGCGATGTGGCCGGGCTTCCCTCTGCGCCTGGAGCTGGACTACACGCGAGCGGTGGTGGCGACGCTGGCCTTCGTGCCCGAGCCCTCGCGCCTGCTCGTCGTGGGACTGGGAGGTGGCACCATTCCCACCTTCCTCCGCGCGGTGCTCCCGCATGCGCACATCGACGCGGTGGAAATCCAGCCCCAGGTGCTGGACATGGCCCGGCGCTACTTCGACTTCCGCGAGGACGAGGCCCTGCACGCCCATCTCGCGGACGGGCGGCGTTTCATCGAATCACCCGGGGCGCCGTATGACGTCATCATCCTGGATGCCTACGGCACGCGAAGCATCCCGCCGGCGCTGGCGACGCAGGAGTTCCTGCGGGCCACGCAGGCCAGGCTGACGCCGGACGGGGTGGTGGTGGGCAACGTGCTCCGGAAGTCAGGCCGGCCCGGCTCACTGATGGACCCGCTGTGGCAGGCCAGCTTCCCGCAACTCTACGCCTTCGACGTGCAGGCGTCGGACAACCGCATCCTCGTGGGGCTGCCCCATGCGCGCAGGCTCCTCCGTGCGAGATTGCTGGCACGCGCCGGGCAGCTCGCGCGCAAATGGGGCGTGCCCTTCAACCTCCGCGCACGGGTGGCCCGCCGCGTGAGCGGCAGCCGCGGCCCTGCGAACAGCCACGGCTGA